In a genomic window of Littorina saxatilis isolate snail1 linkage group LG6, US_GU_Lsax_2.0, whole genome shotgun sequence:
- the LOC138968158 gene encoding uncharacterized protein, which yields MAIMTLAASLLSAPKMAGHWLASLGHRQGVQRLRSSLPYSCFRWQRPLLACFLLVIILVVVHVHLRPWRCARETTQFQPALTVQQRELLLDALDEFQTSLRKAHIPFFMYDGTLLGSWRHHGLIPWDEDVDVVVPFVNKNQLRVLLGQRKPGYILHADELRRWKFHSLLAAPVSGKTWSSPYIDITFYNHTGTHVVVKAPGDRTADVLPQGHVFPLTSRPFEGRQLLAPNNTSAVLKMLFDLGYCRVGAYSNLKERIVRKCSEVLCAEIQHRFPFVSRRYVEGGGCKEDLMLNRAVINQVVLNYRDGCGGSGQ from the exons ATGGCCATTATGACCCTAGCCGCGTCTCTTCTCTCTGCTCCAAAGATGGCTGGACACTGGCTGGCCAGCTTGGGTCATCGCCAAGGTGTGCAGAGGCTGCGGTCAAGTCTTCCGTACTCCTGCTTCAGGTGGCAGCGACCCCTGCTGGCCTGTTTTCTTCTGGTCATCATCCTGGTGGTCGTCCATGTTCATTTGCGGCCATG GCGGTGCGCCCGGGAGACCACCCAGTTCCAGCCTGCGCTGACAGTACAGCAGCGCGAGTTGCTGTTGGACGCCCTGGACGAGTTCCAGACCTCGCTGAGGAAGGCCCATATCCCCTTCTTCATGTACGACGGGACTCTGCTGGGGTCGTGGCGTCATCACGGACTGATCCCTTGGGACGAAGACGTGGATGTGGTGGTCCCCTTCGTAAACAAGAATCAGCTGCGGGTCCTTCTGGGGCAGCGGAAGCCTGGCTACATCCTCCACGCTGACGAGCTGCGCCGCTGGAAGTTTCACTCTTTACTGGCTGCTCCCGTTAGCGGCAAGACCTGGAGCTCTCCTTATATCGACATCACCTTCTATAACCACACCGGCACCCACGTTGTTGTCAAAGCTCCAGGCGATCGTACGGCAGATGTCTTGCCACAGGGACATGTGTTTCCGCTGACCTCCAGACCTTTCGAAGGTCGTCAACTTCTGGCGCCTAACAACACATCCGCCGTGTTGAAGATGTTGTTCGACCTTGGTTATTGTAGGGTGGGGGCCTACAGTAATTTAAAGGAGAGAATTGTTAGAAAGTGTTCCGAGGTGCTTTGTGCAGAAATCCAACATCGTTTCCCCTTCGTGAGCCGAAGATATGTGGAGGGTGGGGGGTGTAAAGAGGACTTGATGCTGAACCGGGCAGTCATCAACCAGGTCGTACTCAATTACAGGGACGGCTGTGGGGGATCTGGGCAGTGA